The following are encoded in a window of Streptomyces sp. 11x1 genomic DNA:
- a CDS encoding glycosyl hydrolase 2 galactose-binding domain-containing protein — translation MLDATPLAEGWILRHDQGPLPAAVPGCVHTDLLAAGLIPDPFLGRNEDAVAWVGRREWTYEVELPGGGAAGGHDQTDLVFDGLDTAAEIRLDGRLLGSVRNMHRSYRFDVTGMSGLLSVRFASAYAEAEAVRERLGDRPNAYPQPFQFIRKMACSFGWDWGPTLVTAGIWRPVRLERWSTARIARVRPLVTVEGTTGRVELLVDVERAAVEAGLRLEARVGGVAAVAEVEGTSGTVRLEVPGVELWWPRGYGEQPLYKVELTLYGESDALDVWRRRVGFRTVELDRGADEHGTAFTLVVNGERLFARGVNWIPDDVFPSRVTRERYRERLGQATGAGVDLVRIWGGGIYESEDFYDVCDELGLLVWQDFPFACAAYPEEQPLRGEVEAEARENVVRLMPHPSLVLWNGNNENLWGFRDWGWEERLAGESWGEGYYLGLLPRVVAELDPTRPYTAGSPWSGSWDRHPNDPAHGTHHSWEVWNREDYAEYRSEVPRFVAEFGWQAPPAYATLRRALPGEELAPDSPGMLHHQKAEDGNGKLQRGLARHFVVPDGDFDRWHYLTQVNQARAIAAGIEHWRSHWPVCAGTVVWQLNDCWPVTSWAAVDGDGREKPLYHELRRLYADRLLTLQVRGTGLVLAVVNQSGEPWAPGGLRLRRITVEGNVLAEAAVEVSAAARTVAEVRVPREVEPVGAKEFLVADGRDGEKSLRAVHFPLPDREVPYARPEFEVEVGPGWVTVTARTLVRDLLLQADRLGPVARADTGLVTLLPGERVTIGVRGLEAVPDVEDARRALYCVEPAR, via the coding sequence ATGCTGGACGCCACACCGCTCGCCGAGGGCTGGATCCTCCGGCACGACCAGGGACCACTGCCCGCCGCGGTGCCCGGGTGCGTGCACACGGATCTGCTGGCCGCGGGCCTGATCCCGGATCCCTTCCTCGGCCGGAACGAGGACGCGGTGGCGTGGGTGGGGCGCCGCGAGTGGACGTACGAGGTCGAGCTGCCCGGGGGCGGCGCGGCCGGCGGGCACGACCAGACCGATCTGGTCTTCGACGGGCTCGACACCGCTGCCGAGATCCGGCTCGACGGACGGCTCCTCGGCTCGGTACGGAACATGCATCGCTCGTACCGCTTCGACGTCACCGGTATGAGCGGTCTGCTCTCGGTGCGCTTCGCCTCCGCGTACGCCGAGGCCGAGGCGGTGCGCGAACGGCTCGGCGACCGGCCGAACGCCTATCCGCAGCCGTTCCAGTTCATCAGGAAGATGGCCTGCTCCTTCGGCTGGGACTGGGGCCCGACCCTGGTGACCGCGGGGATCTGGCGGCCCGTTCGGCTGGAGCGGTGGTCCACCGCCCGGATCGCCCGGGTGCGGCCGCTGGTGACCGTCGAGGGGACGACGGGCCGGGTGGAGCTGCTCGTCGACGTGGAGCGGGCGGCCGTCGAGGCGGGGCTGCGGCTGGAGGCCCGGGTGGGGGGTGTCGCCGCGGTCGCGGAGGTCGAGGGGACGAGCGGCACCGTACGGCTGGAGGTGCCGGGCGTGGAGCTGTGGTGGCCCCGCGGCTACGGTGAACAACCCCTGTACAAGGTCGAGTTGACCCTCTACGGCGAGAGTGACGCGCTCGATGTCTGGCGGCGGCGGGTCGGGTTCCGGACTGTGGAGCTGGACCGGGGCGCCGATGAGCACGGGACCGCGTTCACGCTCGTCGTCAACGGGGAGCGGCTGTTCGCGCGCGGGGTGAACTGGATCCCGGACGACGTCTTTCCCTCCCGCGTCACGCGCGAGCGGTACCGGGAGCGGCTGGGCCAGGCGACCGGAGCCGGTGTCGATCTCGTACGGATCTGGGGCGGCGGAATCTACGAGAGCGAGGACTTCTACGACGTCTGCGACGAGCTGGGGCTGCTGGTCTGGCAGGACTTCCCGTTCGCGTGCGCGGCCTACCCGGAGGAGCAGCCGCTGCGGGGCGAGGTGGAGGCCGAGGCGCGGGAGAACGTCGTACGGCTGATGCCGCACCCCTCGCTGGTGCTGTGGAACGGCAACAACGAGAACCTGTGGGGGTTCCGGGACTGGGGCTGGGAGGAGCGGCTCGCCGGGGAGTCGTGGGGCGAGGGGTACTACCTGGGGCTGCTGCCGCGGGTGGTCGCGGAGCTGGACCCGACCCGGCCGTACACGGCGGGCAGCCCCTGGTCGGGGTCGTGGGACCGGCATCCGAACGACCCGGCGCACGGCACGCACCACTCCTGGGAGGTGTGGAACCGGGAGGACTACGCGGAGTACCGGTCCGAGGTGCCGCGGTTCGTCGCCGAGTTCGGGTGGCAGGCGCCGCCCGCGTACGCGACCTTGCGGCGGGCGCTGCCGGGTGAGGAACTCGCGCCCGATTCCCCCGGCATGCTGCACCACCAGAAGGCCGAGGACGGGAACGGGAAGCTTCAGCGGGGGCTCGCGCGTCATTTCGTCGTGCCGGACGGGGACTTCGACCGCTGGCACTATCTGACGCAGGTCAACCAGGCGCGGGCGATCGCGGCCGGGATCGAGCACTGGCGGTCGCACTGGCCGGTGTGCGCGGGCACGGTCGTGTGGCAGCTCAACGACTGCTGGCCGGTGACCTCGTGGGCGGCGGTCGACGGGGACGGGCGGGAGAAGCCGCTGTACCACGAGCTGCGCCGGCTGTACGCGGACCGGCTGCTGACGCTTCAAGTGCGAGGCACGGGACTGGTGTTGGCCGTGGTGAACCAGTCGGGTGAGCCGTGGGCCCCGGGTGGTCTGCGGTTGCGGCGGATCACCGTGGAGGGGAACGTCCTCGCCGAGGCGGCGGTGGAAGTGTCCGCCGCCGCGCGTACGGTGGCCGAGGTGCGGGTGCCGCGCGAGGTGGAGCCCGTGGGGGCGAAGGAGTTCCTGGTGGCCGACGGGCGTGACGGGGAGAAGTCGCTGCGGGCGGTGCACTTCCCCCTGCCGGATCGTGAAGTGCCTTATGCGAGGCCGGAGTTCGAGGTCGAGGTCGGGCCGGGTTGGGTGACCGTGACGGCGCGGACGCTGGTGCGGGACCTGCTGCTGCAGGCGGACCGGCTGGGGCCCGTGGCGCGGGCCGACACCGGACTGGTCACCCTGCTGCCGGGTGAGCGGGTGACCATCGGGGTGCGCGGACTGGAGGCCGTGCCGGACGTGGAGGACGCGCGGCGGGCCCTGTACTGCGTGGAGCCCGCCCGATGA
- a CDS encoding LacI family DNA-binding transcriptional regulator yields MSTSPTPPPSPPPGPPPAPTPRVTIRDVAALAGVSKGAVSLAFNRKPGLSDATRDRIFAAARELGWAPNLAARSLSSQRVDVVGLAICRPARQLGLEPFYMEFVSGVESVLTERSCSLLLRLVRNLEEEVGLQDAWWRGRQVSGSILVDFRADDPRVAAVERLGVPAVAVGHPSLTGGLTSVWTDDATAVTEAVRYLAALGHRRIARVGGAAALGHTAIRTAAFDQAARELRLAGARQVATDFSGEAGARATRSLLTGAGGDRPTAIVYDNDIMAVAGLSVAAEMGVRVPEEVSLLAWDDSQLCRLTRPTLSAMSHDVHGFGAEVARTLFEVIGGGGDSHPVATPVLVPRGSTATAP; encoded by the coding sequence ATGAGCACCTCGCCGACTCCGCCACCGTCACCGCCGCCCGGTCCGCCGCCGGCACCGACCCCGCGCGTGACCATCAGGGACGTCGCGGCACTCGCCGGGGTGTCCAAGGGGGCGGTGTCGCTCGCGTTCAACCGGAAGCCGGGGCTGTCCGACGCCACGCGGGACCGGATCTTCGCGGCGGCGCGGGAGCTCGGCTGGGCGCCCAACCTGGCGGCGCGGTCTCTGTCGAGTCAGCGGGTCGACGTGGTGGGGCTGGCGATCTGCCGGCCCGCCAGGCAGCTCGGGCTCGAACCGTTCTACATGGAGTTCGTCTCCGGTGTGGAGAGCGTGCTGACCGAGCGGTCCTGCTCGCTGCTGCTGCGGCTGGTGCGGAACCTGGAGGAGGAGGTGGGGCTCCAGGACGCGTGGTGGCGGGGGCGGCAGGTCAGCGGGTCGATCCTCGTCGACTTCCGCGCGGACGACCCCAGAGTGGCCGCGGTGGAGCGGCTGGGGGTGCCTGCGGTGGCCGTCGGGCATCCCTCGCTGACCGGCGGGCTCACGTCGGTGTGGACGGACGACGCGACCGCCGTGACGGAGGCGGTGCGGTATCTGGCGGCGCTGGGGCACCGGCGGATCGCGCGGGTGGGAGGCGCGGCCGCGCTGGGGCACACGGCCATTCGTACGGCGGCGTTCGACCAGGCGGCCCGGGAGTTGCGGCTGGCCGGCGCACGGCAGGTGGCGACCGACTTCTCCGGGGAGGCGGGGGCGCGGGCGACGCGGTCGCTGCTGACCGGGGCGGGGGGTGATCGTCCTACGGCGATCGTCTACGACAACGACATCATGGCGGTGGCGGGGTTGTCGGTGGCGGCGGAGATGGGGGTGCGGGTGCCGGAGGAGGTGTCGTTGCTGGCGTGGGACGACTCGCAGTTGTGCCGGCTGACGCGGCCGACGCTGTCCGCGATGAGTCATGACGTGCACGGGTTCGGGGCGGAGGTGGCGCGGACGTTGTTCGAGGTGATCGGTGGGGGTGGGGATTCGCATCCGGTGGCTACGCCTGTGCTGGTTCCGAGAGGGTCCACCGCGACTGCCCCCTGA
- a CDS encoding acetyl-CoA C-acyltransferase: MPRTVKEVVFVDGVRTPFGKAGPKGIYHETRADDLVVKAIRELLRRNPGLEPAKIDEVAIAATTQIGDQGLTIGRTAGILAGLPQSVPGYSIDRMCAGALTAVTSVAGSVAFGAYDVAIAGGVEHMGRHPMGEGVDPNPRFVSEKLVDESALFMGMTAENLHDRYPTITKQRADEYAVRSQEKAAKAYANGKIQADLVPISVRRTNAEAGETGWGLVTADEPMRPGTTIENLTGLKTPFRVHGRVTAGNAAGLNDGATASLIASEDFARENNLPVKMRLVSYSFAGVEPEVMGYGPIPATEKALAQAGLSISDIGLFEINEAFAVQVLAFLEHYGIADDDARVNQYGGAIAFGHPLASSGVRLMTQLARQFEEQPEVRYGLTTMCVGFGMGATVIWENPHHKDAGGDK, translated from the coding sequence GTGCCTCGTACCGTCAAGGAAGTCGTCTTCGTCGACGGCGTCCGCACCCCGTTCGGCAAGGCGGGCCCGAAGGGCATCTACCACGAGACCCGCGCCGACGACCTCGTCGTGAAGGCGATCCGGGAGCTGCTGCGCCGCAACCCCGGTCTGGAGCCCGCGAAGATCGACGAGGTCGCCATCGCCGCGACCACGCAGATCGGTGACCAGGGCCTCACCATCGGCCGTACGGCCGGCATCCTCGCCGGTCTGCCGCAGTCGGTGCCCGGTTACTCCATCGACCGCATGTGCGCCGGCGCCCTGACCGCCGTCACCTCGGTCGCCGGTTCCGTCGCCTTCGGCGCCTACGACGTCGCCATCGCCGGTGGTGTCGAGCACATGGGCCGCCACCCGATGGGTGAGGGCGTCGACCCGAACCCGCGGTTCGTCAGCGAGAAGCTGGTCGACGAGTCCGCCCTGTTCATGGGCATGACCGCCGAGAACCTGCACGACCGGTACCCGACGATCACCAAGCAGCGCGCCGACGAGTACGCCGTGCGCTCGCAGGAGAAGGCCGCCAAGGCGTACGCCAACGGCAAGATCCAGGCCGACCTGGTGCCGATCTCGGTGCGCCGCACCAACGCGGAGGCCGGCGAGACGGGCTGGGGCCTGGTCACCGCCGACGAGCCGATGCGGCCCGGCACGACCATCGAGAACCTGACCGGCCTCAAGACCCCTTTCCGGGTCCACGGCCGGGTCACCGCCGGTAACGCGGCCGGTCTGAACGACGGCGCCACCGCCTCGCTCATCGCGTCCGAGGACTTCGCCCGCGAGAACAACCTCCCGGTGAAGATGCGCCTCGTCTCCTACTCCTTCGCGGGTGTGGAGCCGGAGGTCATGGGCTACGGCCCGATCCCGGCCACCGAGAAGGCGCTCGCCCAGGCGGGCCTGTCGATCTCCGACATCGGTCTGTTCGAGATCAACGAGGCCTTCGCCGTCCAGGTGCTGGCCTTCCTGGAGCATTACGGCATCGCCGACGACGACGCGCGCGTCAACCAGTACGGCGGCGCCATCGCCTTCGGTCACCCGCTGGCCTCCTCGGGTGTGCGTCTGATGACGCAGCTCGCCCGCCAGTTCGAGGAGCAGCCGGAGGTCCGCTACGGCCTCACCACCATGTGCGTCGGCTTCGGCATGGGCGCCACCGTCATCTGGGAGAACCCGCACCACAAGGACGCCGGAGGCGACAAGTGA